A genomic stretch from Arenicella xantha includes:
- a CDS encoding gamma-glutamyltransferase family protein, with translation MTIKRLMIVGKFLGICALVLIVSIWLASVLDQPELVEWQDPWQQKREHVQAQDYMVVAGTPWAAQAAADILDNGGNAFDAAVAALLVLNVTFGEAASFPSIAPLLIYDAKNNESRSYVGVGTAPAAATIDAFNARGFKVVPKMDIYSQLIPASPDVIARLLSQYGTRSFKEVSAPAIQIATDGFPVHKIMLRNLDLNVFERFAYNYLLPYNAKVYLDNRWWRPLRHKQRFTRPDLAKTLSQLAQAETKALLNGGDRNAGLQAMRDYFYNGPLAEKIVKLHKEKSGLISADDLANYSGHWEKPLSGDFQDFEIQTNGTWTQGIVVPMVLQILDGIDLKSMGHNSEQYVHTVAQAIELVMADRETFIGDPEFNDVPIEQLLSKEYAALRRGLMNKKAFNAIPNAGAPLEMQANGEQVNLNAHVASLYNKTIGRDTSYLSIVDKDGNAVSMTPSDFPHSPMVPDTGMTLGIRMTQFRLDDTHPSSLEPGKRPRVTPHALMVFNKSDQSLYMSLGTPGADMQTQALIQVLLNHLVFDMDIQTAVDQPRFRSRNLPDSFSPHSYSPATLDLEDDLYQSISVSLNKRGYTTKRFEKLHNHFSAVGAIVLKNNRLFAGADPREGTTAIGH, from the coding sequence ATGACAATTAAGCGGTTGATGATAGTCGGAAAATTTTTAGGTATTTGCGCATTAGTACTGATTGTCTCAATCTGGTTAGCGAGTGTGCTCGATCAACCAGAGCTGGTTGAATGGCAAGACCCGTGGCAGCAAAAACGCGAACATGTGCAAGCCCAAGACTATATGGTTGTCGCCGGCACGCCATGGGCAGCTCAGGCCGCGGCCGACATATTAGACAATGGTGGCAACGCGTTTGATGCAGCGGTGGCGGCTCTATTAGTATTGAACGTTACCTTTGGTGAAGCGGCCAGCTTTCCGAGCATTGCGCCATTACTAATTTATGACGCTAAAAATAATGAATCGCGTTCCTATGTCGGTGTAGGCACAGCACCAGCCGCCGCTACGATTGACGCTTTCAATGCCCGAGGGTTTAAAGTTGTACCCAAAATGGACATCTACTCGCAGTTGATCCCTGCATCGCCAGATGTGATTGCCCGCTTACTCAGCCAGTATGGCACTCGATCTTTTAAAGAAGTCAGCGCACCTGCGATACAGATTGCTACGGATGGTTTTCCCGTACATAAAATCATGTTGCGTAACCTCGACCTCAATGTGTTTGAGCGATTTGCTTATAATTATTTATTACCTTATAACGCGAAGGTGTACCTCGATAACCGGTGGTGGCGCCCTTTGCGTCATAAACAAAGGTTTACGCGGCCCGATTTAGCCAAGACGTTAAGCCAGTTAGCTCAAGCAGAAACGAAAGCGCTCCTAAATGGCGGAGATCGCAATGCCGGTTTACAAGCAATGCGAGATTATTTCTATAACGGCCCGTTAGCTGAGAAGATTGTTAAATTGCATAAGGAAAAGTCAGGCTTGATTAGCGCTGATGATTTGGCAAACTATTCTGGCCATTGGGAAAAACCATTGTCCGGCGATTTTCAGGATTTCGAGATTCAAACCAACGGCACATGGACCCAAGGTATTGTTGTGCCAATGGTGCTACAGATACTAGATGGTATCGACTTAAAATCCATGGGCCATAACTCAGAGCAGTACGTTCATACGGTTGCCCAAGCAATTGAATTAGTAATGGCTGACCGAGAAACCTTTATTGGCGACCCTGAGTTTAATGACGTGCCGATTGAGCAGTTATTGAGCAAAGAATATGCGGCTTTACGCCGTGGTTTAATGAACAAGAAGGCCTTTAACGCCATCCCCAATGCCGGTGCGCCGCTTGAGATGCAAGCAAATGGTGAGCAAGTTAATTTGAATGCGCACGTGGCATCGCTGTATAACAAAACGATTGGTAGAGACACCAGCTACCTTAGTATTGTAGACAAAGATGGCAACGCGGTATCGATGACACCAAGCGACTTCCCACACTCTCCGATGGTGCCAGACACTGGTATGACGCTGGGTATTCGGATGACGCAATTCAGGCTAGATGACACTCATCCATCATCATTAGAGCCAGGCAAACGCCCACGGGTAACTCCTCATGCACTGATGGTTTTTAACAAGTCTGATCAATCGCTTTATATGAGTTTAGGAACCCCTGGGGCTGATATGCAAACCCAGGCGTTAATTCAAGTTCTTCTAAATCACTTGGTGTTTGATATGGACATTCAAACAGCAGTAGACCAGCCCCGTTTTCGCTCGAGGAACTTACCAGACTCTTTTTCACCGCACAGCTATTCACCGGCCACCTTGGATCTAGAGGATGACTTGTATCAGTCGATCTCGGTAAGCTTGAATAAACGTGGCTATACCACCAAGCGTTTTGAAAAGCTGCACAATCATTTTAGCGCCGTAGGCGCTATTGTGCTAAAAAATAACCGCTTGTTTGCCGGTGCCGACCCGAGAGAAGGCACCACCGCGATCGGTCATTAG
- a CDS encoding thiol:disulfide interchange protein DsbA/DsbL: MRAILIALALCLSLFVVQSAQAQSFVEGTHYSVVEHSTLSESPEVVEFFSFSCPGCYAMEPLVESMQAAMPEINLRRVHMPYGGRKAKQSQKVFVLMTLLHAEQYKNAIFERIHLQQDLFDSDEEIIGYFVDIGYERLKVEQLFRSFSADTKLRQMNKEGINRKVQSVPSFVVNGRYQVILAAVSSADDFTRLIDYLNSLPE; encoded by the coding sequence ATGAGAGCCATACTTATAGCTTTAGCGTTATGCCTGTCACTGTTTGTCGTTCAATCGGCTCAGGCACAAAGCTTTGTAGAAGGCACTCATTATTCTGTTGTTGAGCACTCTACACTTTCAGAATCACCAGAGGTGGTCGAGTTTTTCTCGTTCAGCTGCCCCGGTTGCTACGCCATGGAACCATTAGTAGAGTCAATGCAAGCCGCAATGCCAGAGATCAATTTGCGTCGTGTGCACATGCCTTATGGCGGTAGAAAAGCCAAACAGTCTCAGAAAGTATTTGTATTGATGACCTTGCTCCATGCCGAACAATATAAAAATGCGATTTTTGAGCGAATTCACCTGCAGCAAGACTTATTCGATAGTGATGAGGAGATCATCGGCTATTTTGTCGATATTGGCTATGAGCGCCTAAAAGTTGAACAGTTATTTAGATCTTTCTCAGCGGATACTAAACTGCGTCAGATGAATAAGGAGGGGATTAACCGCAAGGTTCAAAGCGTGCCGAGCTTCGTTGTTAATGGTCGCTACCAAGTCATCCTTGCCGCGGTATCGTCAGCTGATGACTTTACTCGGTTGATCGACTATTTAAATAGTTTGCCTGAGTAA
- a CDS encoding DsbC family protein, with protein MKNIILTLYVAMVCGAISEVRAEGLEERLQAVFGDQSIQVSDHDAQLKSVVVGTSNFYTTHDGRYVFAGPVIDTQRQVDLVAEKEALARKTLLSEQPESLFIRYPSSNGQKHQITVFTDIDCPYCRKLHNYMDDMNQRGITVNYVMLPRAGVDSASYTKTLNALCSDTPAAAITDAMQGQIPAPQNCEATQLNQQMSLARALSITSTPTVVLPNGELKPGFMTPDRLMSLIELANRRLNDLDGAPL; from the coding sequence GTGAAAAACATCATATTAACTCTTTATGTCGCCATGGTCTGTGGGGCGATCAGCGAAGTGCGAGCTGAAGGTTTGGAAGAACGTTTGCAAGCGGTGTTTGGCGATCAATCGATTCAAGTCAGTGACCACGATGCACAACTTAAATCGGTGGTAGTCGGTACCTCTAACTTCTATACAACTCATGACGGACGGTATGTGTTTGCTGGGCCAGTAATTGATACCCAACGTCAGGTTGATCTAGTTGCCGAGAAAGAAGCCCTGGCGCGCAAAACGTTGCTGAGTGAGCAGCCAGAGTCCTTATTCATTCGTTACCCAAGTAGCAATGGCCAAAAACATCAGATCACGGTGTTCACCGACATCGACTGCCCCTATTGCCGCAAGCTACATAATTATATGGACGATATGAATCAACGTGGCATTACCGTGAACTACGTGATGCTTCCAAGGGCCGGAGTTGACTCCGCATCCTATACCAAGACACTCAATGCTCTATGTTCTGATACGCCTGCGGCGGCGATTACCGATGCAATGCAAGGACAGATACCCGCGCCTCAGAATTGCGAAGCTACGCAGCTGAATCAGCAAATGTCATTAGCACGAGCGCTGAGCATTACATCGACGCCGACCGTCGTGTTACCGAATGGCGAGCTTAAACCTGGTTTTATGACACCGGATCGTCTTATGAGCCTGATCGAACTCGCAAATCGACGACTAAATGATTTAGACGGAGCGCCGCTATGA
- a CDS encoding winged helix-turn-helix domain-containing protein, producing the protein MTVYKFDEFRFDSMNYQLTHRGKQVALRPKAQKLLNLLIQNRERVIAKSEIMASVWDSNYARDHLLFQLISELRKPPLRADFLRTQPNEGYQWTVPTKVVRRPIRMPLKFVASMASAALCLMAWFTMTATISTTMNGGDITTAKSDRLPAHSAFSKGVVALEREDNELAAEWFEFALTENPESVESSLFLAETLLKQDKTAESSAQLQALLEKPTLDAYNKMTATDLLSRVRQREGRLHDALRYARESGQANVIAQCSVDVVERRIEMLEGELGLPVASSGEQQGADGSGSESNGTRPENYETQCGQLNTDTKKTSYCEPEDTDSYYASTTESRVIGVS; encoded by the coding sequence ATGACCGTATATAAATTTGATGAGTTTAGGTTTGACTCAATGAATTACCAACTCACGCATCGAGGCAAGCAAGTGGCGTTGCGGCCGAAGGCGCAGAAGCTATTGAATTTACTTATTCAAAATCGCGAGCGAGTAATTGCCAAGTCAGAGATTATGGCGAGTGTTTGGGACTCGAACTATGCGCGTGATCATCTCTTGTTTCAGCTAATCAGTGAGTTACGCAAACCGCCACTAAGAGCAGATTTCCTGCGAACCCAGCCCAATGAAGGATACCAATGGACGGTGCCGACTAAGGTGGTGCGACGCCCAATTCGCATGCCGCTGAAGTTCGTTGCAAGCATGGCTTCGGCTGCGCTCTGTTTGATGGCGTGGTTCACAATGACTGCCACCATTTCGACAACAATGAACGGGGGCGATATAACGACCGCTAAGTCCGATCGACTGCCGGCGCATAGCGCTTTTTCTAAGGGCGTGGTGGCATTGGAACGCGAAGACAATGAGCTGGCTGCTGAATGGTTTGAATTTGCATTGACTGAGAATCCGGAGTCAGTGGAGTCGTCCTTGTTCTTGGCCGAGACCCTGCTCAAACAAGATAAAACAGCGGAGTCTTCAGCACAGTTGCAGGCGCTATTAGAAAAACCCACGCTTGACGCATACAACAAAATGACCGCTACGGATTTGCTCAGCCGTGTGCGTCAGCGTGAGGGCCGGTTGCATGACGCTCTGCGTTATGCGCGAGAGTCAGGGCAAGCAAACGTGATCGCGCAATGTTCGGTCGACGTGGTCGAGCGACGAATTGAAATGCTAGAGGGAGAGTTAGGCTTGCCGGTAGCATCCTCAGGTGAGCAGCAAGGCGCTGATGGTTCTGGTTCTGAATCCAACGGTACCAGACCTGAAAACTATGAAACACAATGCGGACAATTAAACACTGACACTAAGAAAACCTCTTACTGCGAGCCTGAAGATACCGACAGTTATTATGCGAGCACTACCGAAAGTCGGGTGATAGGTGTGTCTTAA
- a CDS encoding M20/M25/M40 family metallo-hydrolase, with protein sequence MHKNVVFRLVVMTAVLFLVFTLRLYTVSPPSVDPEHAFNSDQAFSRLVRLLDDEAPHPVDSVSNDAVRERLLTEIRALGFSPIVRDDFHCSEGRQAMRCAQVQNILFWVGEAGPNAVMIASHYDSVPAGPGAGDDGAGVAASLEIASLLKGRALARPVLVLITDGEEIGLVGAASFVAKDPVAKLVSAVVSMEARGVSGPVAMFQTSTPNGRDIAAMQSDIKTASTNSLAADVYQRMPNGTDVTQFLKLGIDANNFAIGGSPEFYHTPRDNLAMLDQRSFFHMGVSALNTVEALLAQSGDEPEQQWIYADVLGLSIISLPQVVGMPLIIFGGLMALAVFVVKGAGSPVRALAFPFLAILLGVSFAVAASFSVDAMRPESHYAAAHPWALRATQHAAALLGALLAFMLIGRSIAVWRLLASSWFCLALLGGVLSFFFPGAAILFVPALLTMTVAALLVLINKQRLASILSVLAALLFSLLVVPTSALAEMMLFPEYAAPFTVFLVFCFLLFVPHVLPADGYQEKRAWGVSAAGGSIVLLLVTVATLVPAYSPDAPRGLSIIQAAENGSDDAKFVAFTDDLLPAAMLAVTPFERGSVAGFDDEAYVAPAPSFATEGVEVRIESDEIVADERLLVLKVTAPDSDIITGRVKPKAVIVNSMTLNGIASADAGTSRFSCHGRQCRSFTLSLSVSRHETDVSLQVNGFRYGLGNEGQRLLQARPDSVLPRSWGDLRVVSNTVELR encoded by the coding sequence ATGCATAAGAATGTGGTCTTTCGCTTAGTCGTTATGACGGCTGTGTTGTTCTTGGTGTTTACCCTGCGATTGTATACGGTTAGTCCACCGTCGGTTGATCCGGAGCATGCGTTTAACTCAGACCAAGCTTTCTCACGGTTGGTTCGTTTGCTTGATGATGAAGCGCCACATCCTGTCGACTCGGTCTCGAATGATGCGGTACGTGAGCGTCTATTGACTGAGATTCGGGCTTTGGGTTTTAGCCCGATCGTACGTGATGATTTCCACTGCAGTGAAGGCCGACAAGCGATGCGATGCGCGCAAGTGCAAAATATACTGTTTTGGGTCGGTGAAGCTGGGCCAAACGCGGTGATGATTGCGTCGCATTATGATTCGGTGCCGGCAGGGCCGGGCGCTGGGGATGATGGCGCTGGTGTGGCCGCTAGCCTAGAAATTGCTTCCTTGTTGAAAGGTCGAGCGTTAGCGCGGCCAGTGTTGGTGCTGATCACCGATGGTGAAGAAATTGGTTTGGTGGGCGCGGCTTCGTTCGTTGCAAAAGACCCCGTGGCTAAACTGGTCAGTGCCGTAGTTAGTATGGAAGCGCGTGGAGTGAGTGGCCCAGTTGCGATGTTTCAAACAAGCACACCAAATGGTCGTGATATCGCTGCGATGCAGTCTGATATTAAGACGGCGTCGACCAATTCGCTGGCGGCGGATGTGTATCAACGAATGCCGAATGGCACCGACGTTACGCAGTTCTTAAAACTCGGTATAGATGCCAATAATTTTGCGATCGGCGGTTCGCCAGAGTTTTATCACACGCCACGAGACAATTTGGCGATGCTCGATCAACGCTCGTTTTTTCATATGGGCGTCAGTGCTTTGAATACCGTCGAAGCACTGTTGGCGCAATCAGGTGATGAACCCGAGCAACAGTGGATTTATGCTGACGTCTTGGGTTTATCGATCATTTCGCTACCACAAGTAGTCGGCATGCCACTGATTATCTTCGGCGGACTAATGGCGTTAGCCGTGTTCGTGGTTAAAGGTGCGGGCTCGCCGGTGCGTGCGTTGGCCTTTCCGTTTTTAGCTATTTTACTTGGCGTTAGCTTTGCGGTTGCGGCCTCGTTTAGTGTCGATGCAATGCGGCCGGAATCACATTATGCAGCGGCGCATCCATGGGCGCTGCGAGCGACACAACACGCGGCGGCTTTGTTGGGGGCGCTGTTAGCGTTTATGCTGATAGGTCGCTCGATTGCTGTTTGGCGATTGCTGGCGTCTTCGTGGTTTTGTCTAGCACTGCTCGGTGGTGTATTGAGTTTCTTCTTCCCTGGCGCGGCAATTCTGTTTGTACCCGCGTTGCTGACAATGACGGTCGCTGCGCTGTTGGTGCTGATAAATAAACAAAGGTTGGCTAGCATTCTGTCGGTGTTGGCGGCGCTGCTATTCTCGCTGCTGGTGGTGCCGACCTCGGCGTTGGCAGAAATGATGCTGTTTCCAGAATACGCTGCACCGTTTACGGTGTTCTTAGTATTCTGCTTTTTGCTATTTGTTCCACATGTGTTACCAGCTGATGGCTATCAAGAGAAGCGTGCATGGGGCGTGTCAGCGGCCGGCGGTAGTATCGTACTATTATTGGTTACTGTAGCCACTTTAGTTCCCGCTTATAGTCCAGATGCACCACGTGGTTTGTCGATTATTCAGGCTGCTGAAAATGGATCCGACGACGCCAAGTTCGTAGCGTTCACTGACGATCTGTTGCCAGCGGCAATGCTCGCGGTTACGCCATTTGAGCGTGGCTCTGTTGCTGGCTTTGATGATGAGGCTTATGTAGCTCCGGCACCAAGTTTTGCTACAGAGGGCGTTGAAGTCCGGATTGAAAGTGATGAAATCGTGGCTGATGAACGTTTGCTGGTTCTCAAAGTTACTGCGCCCGACAGCGACATTATTACGGGGCGTGTCAAACCCAAAGCGGTGATCGTTAACTCAATGACGCTCAATGGAATTGCCAGTGCTGATGCTGGCACCAGTCGCTTCTCCTGCCATGGCCGGCAATGTCGGTCATTCACACTCAGTTTATCAGTGAGTCGACATGAGACCGATGTAAGCCTACAGGTGAATGGCTTTCGTTATGGCTTAGGGAATGAGGGACAACGGCTCTTGCAGGCACGCCCTGATTCTGTGCTACCGAGAAGTTGGGGGGATCTACGTGTGGTCTCTAACACTGTTGAGTTGCGGTAA